Below is a genomic region from Streptomyces roseoviridis.
CGGAGGTGCGCTGGATGACCGCCGCGGACATCGCCCGGCTGTGGGACATGCCGCCGGGCAGCGTCTACCGCCACGCCAGCACGCAGAAGTGGCGCCGCCGCAGCCGCAACGGCCGGACCTACTACCACGCCGGCGACGTCTACGAGACGCTGCACCGGCGCGACGAGGCGGCGTAGGCACCACCCGTCGGCCCGGTCCGACGGCCACGAGGGCTCCTGGCATCGCCAGGAGCCCTCGTGCGTGGTGCGGTCTGCATCAGTCCTTGATCTCGCAGATGGCGGCGCCGGAGGTGAGGGAGGCGCCGACCTCGGCGGTGAGGCCCTTGACGGTGCCGGACTTGTGGGCGTTGAGGGGCTGTTCCATCTTCATGGCTTCGAGGACGACGATGAGGTCGCCCTCCTTGACCTCCTGGCCCTCCTCGACCGCGATCTTGACGATCGTGCCCTGCATCGGGGAGGCGAGGGTGTCGCCGGAGGCGGTCGGGCCGGACTTCTTGGCCGCCCGTCGCTTCGGCTTGGCACCGGCGGCCAGGCCCGTGCGCGCGAGGGTCATGCCGAGCGACGACGGCAGGGAGACCTCGAGTCGCTTGCCTCCGACCTCGACGACGATGGTCTCGCGGCCGGTTTCGTCTTCGTCGGTGTCGCCGGCTGCGGGGGTGAAGGGCTTGATGTCGTTGGTGAACTCGGTCTCGATCCAGCGGGTGTGGACGCGGAACGGGTCGGCGGTGAAGGCGGGGTCGGTGACGACGGCCTGGTGGAAGGGGATGGCGGTGGCCATGCCTTCGACCTTGAACTCGGCGAGGGCGCGGGCGGCGCGCTGGAGGGCCTGTTCGCGGGTGGCGCCGGTGATGACGAGTTTGGCGAGGAGGGAGTCCCAGGCGGGGCCGATGACGCTGCCGGATTCGACGCCGGCGTCGAGGCGGACGCCGGGGCCGGTGGGCGGGGTGAAGGTGGTGACGGTGCCGGGGGCGGGGAGGAAGTTGCGGCCGGGGTCTTCGCCGTTGATGCGGAACTCGAAGGAGTGGCCGCGGATTTCGGGGTCGTCGTAGCCGAGTTCCTCGCCGTCGGCGATGCGGAACATCTCGCGGACGAGGTCGATGCCGGTGACTTCTTCGGTGACGGGGTGTTCGACCTGGAGGCGGGTGTTGACCTCGAGGAAGGAGATGGTGCCGTCGGTGCCGACGAGGAATTCGACGGTGCCGGCGCCGACGTAGCCGGCTTCCTTGAGGATCGCCTTGGAGGCGCGGTACAGCTCCGCGTTCTGTGCTTCGGTGAGGAAGGGGGCGGGGGCTTCCTCGACGAGCTTTTGGTGGCGGCGCTGGAGGGAGCAGTCGCGGGTGGAGACGACGACGACGTTGCCGTGGGTGTCGGCGAGGCACTGGGTTTCGACGTGGCGGGGCTTGTCGAGGTAGCGCTCGACGAAGCATTCGCCGCGGCCGAAGGCGGCGACGGCTTCGCGGACGGCGGAGTCGTAGAGTTCGGGCACTTCTTCGAGGGTGCGGGCGACCTTCAGGCCGCGGCCGCCGCCGCCGAAGGCGGCCTTGATCGCGATGGGCAGGCCGTGCTGCTGGGCGAAGGCGACGACCTCGTCGGCGCCGGAGACGGGGTCGGGGGTGCCGGCGACGAGCGGGGCGCCGGCGCGCTGGGCGATGTGACGGGCGGCGACCTTGTCGCCGAGGTCGCGGATGGCCTGCGGGGGCGGGCCGATCCAGATCAGTCCGGCGTCCAGGACGGCCTGGGCGAACTCGGCGTTCTCGGAGAGGAACCCGTAACCGGGGTGCACCGCGTCCGCACCCGAGTCCTTCGCCGCCGACAGCACCTTGTCGACATCCAGATAGCTGGTGGCCGGGGTGTCGCCACCGAGCGCGAACGCCTCGTCCGCGGCCCGGACGTGCAGGGCGTCCCGGTCCGGGTCCGCGTAGACGGCCACACTCGCGATCCCGGCGTCCCGGCACGCACGGGCCACCCGGACAGCGATTTCGCCACGGTTGGCGATGAGCACCTTGCGCACGATGCCTCACTTCTGCTGAGAGTACGAATACGTCCGGCCGGCCCGCCCGTCTGGCGAGCTCCCGGCCGGTCCTGCGGGTCGGTTCCGCCGCGGCGGCAGGCACCCCGTACGGGCACGTGCCGCCACGGCACGGTCAGCACGCGGAGGTGCTCACCGGGCGGACGTGCGCTACCAGGCGTACGCCTCGGGCGCCGGCTTGGCGCCGTTCGGGCCGGGCGGCGGGAACAGCTGGTCCAGCCTGGCCAGCGTGCCGGTGTCGAGCCTGATCGACAGGGCCCGCAGCGAGCCGTCGAGCTGCTCGGCCGTGCGCGGCCCGATGATGGGGCCGGTCACGCCCTCCTGCGCGAGCAGCCAGGCCAGACCGACGTGCGCCGGGTCCTCCCCGATCTCGGCGCACAGCTTCTCGTACGCCTCGACCGTGTCGCGGTGCTGGGCGAGCAGGCCCGCCGAGTGACCGGAGGTGCCGCGGGCCGCGCCGCCCTCCTTCATCTTGCGCAGCACACCGCCGAGGACACCGCCGTTCAGCGGCCCCCACGGGATCAGGCCGAGGCCGTAGTGCCGCGCCGCCGGCAGCACCTCGAGCTCGACCCAGCGGGTCATCAGGTTGTACCGCGACTGCTCGCTGACCAGGCCCAGGAAGTGCCGGGAGCGGGCGGCCTCCTGCGCCTGCGCGATGTGCCAGCCGGCGAAGTTGGACGAGCCGAAGTAGAGCACCTTGCCCTGCTGGCGCAGGACGGAGAACGCCTCCCAGATCTCCTCCCACGGAGTGCTCCGGTCGACGTGGTGCATCTGGTACACGTCGATGTAGTCGGTGCCCAGCCGCTTCAGCGACGCCTCGCAGGCACGCCGGATGTTCAGCGCCGACAGGTACGACTCGTTGGGCCAGCTGCCGGTCGGCAGGTAGACCTTGGTGGCGAGGACGGTCTTCTCGCGCCGCCCGTTGCCGCCGGCGAACCACCGGCCGATGATCGGCTCGGTGGGCTGCTCGCCCGGCCGGGTGCCGTAGACGTTGGCCGTGTCGAAGAAGTTGATGCCGCGGTCGTGCGCCCGGTCCATGATCGTGTGGCTGTCGGCCTCGGAGGTCTGCGTCCCGAAGTTCATCGTGCCGAGCACGAGCCGGGACACGGACAGTCCGCTGCGGCCGAGGTTGGTGTATTCCACGTGTGCCAGTCCTTCAGATAGTGCTGGATCGCCGACCGCGCGCGCCGGGGCGGCGGTCGGGGCTGAGGGGTGTGCCGTACGGGCCGGTCCGGGGCCCGTACGGCGGGGGAGCGCCGGGGATCAGGCGGCTGCCGCCTGGTCCGGGTACCACTCCTTCATGCGGGCGAGGTCCTCCTCCCAGCTCCGGCCCGGGGTCCGGCCCAGGTCTGCCCAGAGCGGGGCGCTGTCGAACCAGTGGTCGGTGGCGAGGAGGTCGAGCGCACGGGTGGCGGCCCCGTTCTCCGTCGGAAGGGCACGGGCGTGGGCCAGGCTGATGCTCCGCCGGGCCGGCCGGGGTGCGGTGCTGTCGGCCACCGCGTCCAGCAGTGCGGACGCCGTGACCGGGGTGGGGTACGCCGCGTGGTAGACGCTGGTCGACAGCCGTGCGCGCGGGGCGCGTCCGACCGCCACGAGCAGCGCGGCGAGTTCGATCACGCTGATGACGGAGATCCGGGCGTCCCAGCCGGTCGGGGTGCCGGGCAGGGAGCGCAGCAGCCGGGTGAGTCCCGGCACGACCCAGGTGTCGCCCGGACCGTAGACCAGGTGCGGCCGGACGACGATCCCCCCGGCGGCGAGGACGGCGTCCTCGGCCCGGGCGCGGGTGCGCGAGGTGGGCGACTGGGGCCGGCGCGGGAGCTGCTCGGGACGGGCGCACCGGAAGATGCCCCGGCCGTAGACGGAGGCGGTGCTGAGGTAGACGATGCGGGACACCCCGGCGCGCTGCGCCTCGGCGACGAGCGCGGCGGTTCCCCTGGCGTTGACGGCCTCGTTGGCCTCCGGTGTCCCGCCGATCCGGGAGGCGCAGTGGAGCAGGACGTCGGCGCCCTCGCACAGGCCGCGCAAGGAATCCGGGTCCGCCAGGTCCGCCCGGACGGTCCGGGTCCGGCCGGCCGGCGGCGGCTGCGTCGGCCGGCGGTGCGCCACCAGGGTGAGGTCCCCGCCGGCGCGGGCCGCTTCCCGGGTGACCTGGGCGCCGATGAAGCCGCCCGCCCCGGTGATCAGGATGTTCTGCACGTGGGCGCTCCGGTCGCGTGACGGTGACGGCTCAACGGCTGGTGGTCCGCAGCGTGAGGTGGGCGACGAAGAGCGACTGGCCGCGCTGGAGTCCGCGGGCGCGTACGTGGATGTCGCCGGCGGCGTCGACGGCGACCGGCTCGGCCTCGATGAAGCAGGGCTCGTCGAGTTCGGCGTACCGCTCGAAGGTGCTGTCCAGGTCGAGGACGAGGGTGTCGGGCATGCCGGTGACGGCGCGGGCGGCCTGGCGGGCCCCCTCCAGGAGCACCATGCCCGGGACGTGGTCGCAGCGGTGGTCGAAGAAGATCGGGTGGTTGCAGTCGACGCGCAGCTCCCACCGGTTGTCCGGG
It encodes:
- a CDS encoding aldo/keto reductase, with translation MEYTNLGRSGLSVSRLVLGTMNFGTQTSEADSHTIMDRAHDRGINFFDTANVYGTRPGEQPTEPIIGRWFAGGNGRREKTVLATKVYLPTGSWPNESYLSALNIRRACEASLKRLGTDYIDVYQMHHVDRSTPWEEIWEAFSVLRQQGKVLYFGSSNFAGWHIAQAQEAARSRHFLGLVSEQSRYNLMTRWVELEVLPAARHYGLGLIPWGPLNGGVLGGVLRKMKEGGAARGTSGHSAGLLAQHRDTVEAYEKLCAEIGEDPAHVGLAWLLAQEGVTGPIIGPRTAEQLDGSLRALSIRLDTGTLARLDQLFPPPGPNGAKPAPEAYAW
- a CDS encoding acetyl/propionyl/methylcrotonyl-CoA carboxylase subunit alpha, yielding MRKVLIANRGEIAVRVARACRDAGIASVAVYADPDRDALHVRAADEAFALGGDTPATSYLDVDKVLSAAKDSGADAVHPGYGFLSENAEFAQAVLDAGLIWIGPPPQAIRDLGDKVAARHIAQRAGAPLVAGTPDPVSGADEVVAFAQQHGLPIAIKAAFGGGGRGLKVARTLEEVPELYDSAVREAVAAFGRGECFVERYLDKPRHVETQCLADTHGNVVVVSTRDCSLQRRHQKLVEEAPAPFLTEAQNAELYRASKAILKEAGYVGAGTVEFLVGTDGTISFLEVNTRLQVEHPVTEEVTGIDLVREMFRIADGEELGYDDPEIRGHSFEFRINGEDPGRNFLPAPGTVTTFTPPTGPGVRLDAGVESGSVIGPAWDSLLAKLVITGATREQALQRAARALAEFKVEGMATAIPFHQAVVTDPAFTADPFRVHTRWIETEFTNDIKPFTPAAGDTDEDETGRETIVVEVGGKRLEVSLPSSLGMTLARTGLAAGAKPKRRAAKKSGPTASGDTLASPMQGTIVKIAVEEGQEVKEGDLIVVLEAMKMEQPLNAHKSGTVKGLTAEVGASLTSGAAICEIKD
- a CDS encoding NAD-dependent epimerase/dehydratase family protein; its protein translation is MQNILITGAGGFIGAQVTREAARAGGDLTLVAHRRPTQPPPAGRTRTVRADLADPDSLRGLCEGADVLLHCASRIGGTPEANEAVNARGTAALVAEAQRAGVSRIVYLSTASVYGRGIFRCARPEQLPRRPQSPTSRTRARAEDAVLAAGGIVVRPHLVYGPGDTWVVPGLTRLLRSLPGTPTGWDARISVISVIELAALLVAVGRAPRARLSTSVYHAAYPTPVTASALLDAVADSTAPRPARRSISLAHARALPTENGAATRALDLLATDHWFDSAPLWADLGRTPGRSWEEDLARMKEWYPDQAAAA